Below is a window of Sulfitobacter sp. SK012 DNA.
CTTGCGAGGCTATCGCCGCAAACCCGGAAACCGCTTACGACTACACGAACAAAGGCAATTTGGTTGCAGTCATTTCCAACGGCACCGCGGTGCTAGGCCTAGGCAATTTGGGCGCGCTGGCGTCCAAGCCGGTGATGGAAGGAAAGGCGGTTTTGTTCAAACGCTTTGCCGACGTTAATTCTATCGATATCGAACTTGATACCGAAGACACAGATGCGTTCGTCAATGCAGTTCGATTAATGGGGCCAACCTTTGGGGGCATCAACCTCGAAGACATTAAAGCACCGGAGTGTTTTATCATTGAGCAACGGCTCAAAGAAGAAATGGACATCCCGGTTTTTCATGACGATCAACATGGAACCGCTGTGATTTGTGCCGCGGGATTGCTGAACGCGCTGCACATTTCCGGGAAAAAAATCGAGGATGTGCGGATTGTCCTGAACGGTGCGGGTGCCGCAGGGATTGCGTGTCTTGAGCTGTTAAAATCAATGGGGGCCCGACACGACCATTGCATCATGTGCGATACCAAGGGCGTGATTTATCAGGGCCGAACTGAGGGTATGAATCAGTGGAAATCTGCGCACGCCGCAATGACAGAAGCGCGCAGTTTGGCCGATGCCATGAAGGACGCAGATGTATTTCTTGGCGTGAGCGCCAAGGGCGCGGTGACACCTGAAATGGTTGAGGGAATGGCGCCAAACCCAGTTATCTTTGCAATGGCGAACCCTGATCCCGAAATCACTCCCGAAGAGGCGCACGCTGTGCGTGAAGATGCGATTGTTGCGACCGGGCGTAGTGATTACCCAAACCAAGTTAACAACGTGCTGGGCTTTCCTTATCTGTTTCGCGGTGCGCTCGACATTCATGCGCGCGCCATTAACGACGAGATGAAAATTGCCTGTGCTCATGCGCTCGCGAATTTGGCGAGAGAAGATGTGCCTGACGAAGTCGCGTTGGCCTATGGTAAGAACCTAACGTTTGGCCGCGATTATATCATCCCTACGCCATTTGATCCGCGTTTGATCCACCGTATCCCTCCCGCCGTAGCGCGCGCGGGGATGGACACAGGTGTTGCGCGGCGACCAATCATCGATATGGACGCCTATGAGGCATCGCTAAAGTCACGGATGGATCCGACGGCGAACATCTTGCGCGGAATCAACGCGCGGGCGCGGGCCAATCAAGCACGTATGATCTTTGCCGAAGGGGACGACCCGAAGGTATTGCGCGCTGCTGTTATGTACCACCGTGCCGGTTTGGGGCAGGCGGTTGTTGTTGGCCGTGCTGATGATGTTGACGCCAAGCTGAAAGCAGCAGGGCTAGGCGGTGCAGCAAGCGAGCTTGAGATCGTTAATGCCGCCAACACCGAGCATCTCGAGACCTACAAGACGTTCTTGTATAAACGCCTCCAGCGCAAAGGTTTCGACAGTGTAGATATCCGCCGCCTTGCCGCGCGTGATCGCCACGTTTTCGCGGCGTTGATGCTGGCGCATGGTCATGGCGATGGCTTGGTCACTGGAGCGACCCGCAAATCAGCGCATGTGCTTGAGCGGATCAACCACGTATTTGACGCAGATGCCGAACACGGTGTGACCGGCGTGACCGCTTTGCTTCACAAGGGGCGTATCGTGTTTATCGCGGATACGTTGGTGCATGAATGGCCTGACGCCGAGGATTTGGCGAACATCGCTGAAAGTGCTGCTGGAGTTGCGCGCCACATGGGGCTGGAGCCACGTGTAGCCTTCGTTAGTTTTTCGACCTTTGGCTATCCTGTGTCGGAGCGCGCGGAAAAAATGCACCTCGCACCTCGTGTTCTTGATGAACGTGGTGTGGACTTTGAATACGAGGGCGAGATGACAGTCGACGTTGCGCTGAATGCCGCGTCTCAGGCGAACTATCCTTTCTCGCGATTGACGGGCCCTGCAAATATTCTCGTTGTCCCAGC
It encodes the following:
- a CDS encoding NADP-dependent malic enzyme — encoded protein: MTKNKVTAEEALAFHLEPTPGKFEITATVPMTTQRDLSLAYSPGVAVPCEAIAANPETAYDYTNKGNLVAVISNGTAVLGLGNLGALASKPVMEGKAVLFKRFADVNSIDIELDTEDTDAFVNAVRLMGPTFGGINLEDIKAPECFIIEQRLKEEMDIPVFHDDQHGTAVICAAGLLNALHISGKKIEDVRIVLNGAGAAGIACLELLKSMGARHDHCIMCDTKGVIYQGRTEGMNQWKSAHAAMTEARSLADAMKDADVFLGVSAKGAVTPEMVEGMAPNPVIFAMANPDPEITPEEAHAVREDAIVATGRSDYPNQVNNVLGFPYLFRGALDIHARAINDEMKIACAHALANLAREDVPDEVALAYGKNLTFGRDYIIPTPFDPRLIHRIPPAVARAGMDTGVARRPIIDMDAYEASLKSRMDPTANILRGINARARANQARMIFAEGDDPKVLRAAVMYHRAGLGQAVVVGRADDVDAKLKAAGLGGAASELEIVNAANTEHLETYKTFLYKRLQRKGFDSVDIRRLAARDRHVFAALMLAHGHGDGLVTGATRKSAHVLERINHVFDADAEHGVTGVTALLHKGRIVFIADTLVHEWPDAEDLANIAESAAGVARHMGLEPRVAFVSFSTFGYPVSERAEKMHLAPRVLDERGVDFEYEGEMTVDVALNAASQANYPFSRLTGPANILVVPARHSASISVKLMQEMAGATVIGPILTGLDKSIQIASSTSTANDILNMAVLAACKVGG